The DNA window CGGGAACTGCCTCGAGCTGCTCGGGGACCGGGGGCGGGTCCTGGCGATGTCGGCATGGGCCGCCGCGCAGCTCACGCCCGCGCAGCGGCGCCGCATCGAACGTTCCTGCCCGATCCTCGCCGTGTCGGTGCCGACCATCGAGGCGGCCGGCGGCTCCGTGCGCTGCATGATCGCGGGGGTGCATCTGCCGCCGCGGGGCTCAGGCCCGTGACCGCCACAGCAGCCAGACGAAGTACGGCGCACCGAGCACCGCGACCATCAGTCCGGCCGGGATCTGGGCGGGCGCGATGAGGGAGCGTCCCAGGGCGTCGGCGAGTCCCACCAGGGTGCCGCCGAGCAGCATCGCGACCGGGATGGTGCGCAGGTGCCTGCCTCCCACCAGCGCCCGCGCGAGGTGCGGGGCGACCAGTCCCACGAAGCCGACGACCCCCACCGCCACCACGCTGATCGAGGCGAGCACGGCGGCGAGCCCCATCACCGCGAGGCGGGTGCGCTGCAGACGCACGCCGAGCACCCGCGGGGTGTCCTCGTCGATCGCGAGCAGGTCCAGCTCGCGATGCTGGACCAGCAGCAGCGGGACGATCAGCAGCAGGGCGATCAGCACCGGCAGCACGTCGTCGAGCCCGCGGCCGTAGGTGGTCCCCGACAGCCACGTGAGGATCGCGGGGGTGTCGAAGGGGTTGGCGCTGAGCAGCAGGAAGGTGGTCAGGGCGCTCATCCCGTAGCCGGTGCCGATGCCCACCAGCACGAAGCGCTCGGGCGCGAGGCCGCCCCGCCATGAGAGCACGGTGATCAGCACGAAGGTCCCGACGCCCACCAGGACCGCGCACAGGATCATCGCGGCGCGCCCGCCGTCGAGCATCGTCACCACGGTCGCGGCGCCGAGCCCGGCACCGGCGGTGATGCCCAGCAGTCCGGGTTCGGCGAGCGGGTTGCGCACCGTCGTCTGGACGACGGTCCCGGCCAGGGCGAGCGCGGCCCCTGCGAGCACGGCGGCGCCCACCCGCGGCACCCGGTCGGTCAGGGCCCGGGCGATGAGGTCCGGCGCCCCGCCGCGCAGCCACAGCAGCAGGTCCCCGGTGCGCAGCCAGAGGCTCCCCGCCAGCAGCCCGAGCACCACCACCGCCACCAGCAGCGCGCCGAGCACGACCACCACGATCAGGACCCGACGCCGGGAGCGCAGGCCGACGCGGGCCTGCGGCGGCTGCGCCGTCGGCCCCGAGTCCCGCAGACGCCGGGCGAGGACCACGATCATCACCGCACCCAGCAGCGCGGTGGGGATGCCGGTGGGGATCGCGGCGGCGCCCTGCGGGGTGAGCAGGGCGCGCATGCCGGCGTCGGCCAGCAGCACGATCAGCGCCCCGAGCAGGCCCGAGACCGGGATCAGCAGGACGTGCCGGTGCACCGCGCCCACCATCGACCCGAGGAGCCGCGCGAGCACCGGCGCGCCGAGGCCCACGAAGGCGAGCGGCCCGGCGACGGTGACCGAGACCGCGGTCAGGAGCACCGCGCACAGCACCACCACGGCCCGGGTCGAGGTGACCGGCACTCCGAGCGAGGCGGCGGCATCGTCCCCGAGCCCGAGCACGTCGAGGCGCCGCGAGAGCACGAGCGCGGCGAGCAGTCCCAGTCCGATCACGGGCAGCGCGCGCAGCGAGGCGTCGAGGTTCAGCTGGGTCAGGGAGCCGCTCCCCCAGGCGTACAGCCCGGTGGTCTCGGCCTCGAAGAGGATCAGCAGCATCGAGGTCCCGGCCTGCAGCGCCATCGCGACGGCGGAGCCGGCGAGGATCAGCCGGGTGGTCGAGGAGCCCGCGCCGCCCGCGATCGCGAGCACCAGGCCGGCGGCCAGCAGTCCGCCCACGAAGGCGACGCCTCCGGAGGCCCACAGCGGCACGGACAGGCCGAAGGCCGCCACGAGCGTGAGGCCGAAGTACGAGCCGGCGGTCACGGCGAGGGTGTCCGGGGAGGCCAGGGCGTTGCGGGAGACCGACTGCAGCATCGCCCCGGCGGCGCCGAGCGCGATGCCGACGGCGATGCCCGCGGCCAGCCGCGGCGCCCGCGAGGCGAGCAGCACCTCGGTGACGCCCACGCTCCGGTCCTCCTCCGACGCACCGACCAGGTGCCCCAGCAGCTCCGCGACGCCGAGGTCAGAGGTGCCCTGGGTGAGGTGCCACAGGCCCACCAGCACCACCGCGGCCAGGAGCACCAGGAGGGTGCCGAGCCCGGCGAGCAGTCCGCCGGCGCCCTGCGGCCTCACGGCGCGGTGAGGGTGTCGACGTAGGCGTCGATCGCCTGCTCGGAGGAGCGCGGACCGCCGAAGGTCCAGATGCCGGAGGGGAAGGCATGGGCACGGCCGTCCTCGACCGCGGGCAGGGAGGTCCAGATCTGATTCTTCTCGAGCTCGGTCACGTAGTCCCCGGCCGGGTCGTCGGTGCCCGTGTAGAAGAGATTCGCCTCGCCCACGGCGATGAGCCCCTCGACGTCGGTCTGGCCGAGGCCGTAGACGGGGTCGACCTCCCCGGTCCAGGCCGGGGTGAGGCCGAGCTCCTCGCCGATCGCGGTGAACAGGGCGCCCTCGCCGAAGGGGCGCAGGGAGACGTTGCCGCTCTCCACCCAGCCGTCGAGGTACACGAAGTCGGTGGTGGGCAGGTCCGCGGCGGAGACCTCCTCGCGGGCCGCGGCGAGGTGCTCCTCGAACTCGCCCAGCACCGCCTCGGCGCGCTCGGTGCGACCGGTGGCCTCGCCGATCAGGGAGAACAGCTCGGTCATGTGCCCGATGGGATCCGCGGCGTCGGCGCCCGTCGTGGCGAGGACCGGCACGCCCCGCTCCTCGAGCTGCGCGAGGATCTCGTCGTCCGCCCCGCTCGCCTCGACGATGACGAGGTCGGGATCGGCGGCGTAGAGGGCGTCGAGGTTCGGCTCCTGGCGGGTGCCGACGTCGGTGGTGCCGTCGGGGAGGGTCTCGGCGGTGACCCAGGTGGAGAAGCCCTCCACGTCCGCGACGGCGACCGGGGCGACGCACAGGCTCAGCAGGTCCTCGGTCTGCTGCCACTCGAGCACGGCGACCCTCTCGGCGGGGGCGTCGAGCTCGACGGGGCGGCCGAGGTCGTCGGTGAGGGACACCGGGCCGGTCGAGGTGGTCGTCTCGTCGGCCGCGCAGGAGTCACTGATCGCGGCGCCCTCGGAGGAGCCTCCTGCGGCGGTCTCGGGGACCTCGGTGGTGCCGCAGGCGGCGAGGGCGGTGAGGGCGAGCAGGGCGGTGGCCGCGGCGAGGACGCGGCGAGGGGTGCGGGGCACAGTGATCTCCGGATAGGGGGGTGAGATGGGGTCAGGCAGGTGCGACGACGGGGGCGCTGCGGCGGCTGCGCGCCTCGATGCGCAAACGGCCGCCGAGATCCGCGGTGACGTCGATGGGGATCTCGTAGACGTCGCTGAGGTGCGAGGAGGTGAGCACCTCCGCCGCCGTGCCGGCGGCGTGGACGCGTCCGCTCTGCAGGAGCACCACCTGGTCGGCGATGCGTGCGGCGTGATCGAGGTCGTGCAGCACGATCCCGACGGCCGCTCCGTGGACCTCGGCGAGCTCGCGCACCAGGTCGAGGGTCTCGATCTGGTAGCGCAGGTCGAGATGGTTGGTCGGCTCGTCGAGCAGCACGATCGCGGTGTCCTGGGCGAGGCAGGAGGCGAGCCAGACGCGCTGCATCTCGCCGCCGGAGAGCTCGCCGACGGCGCGCCCGGCGAAGTCGGAGATGCCGGTCAGGCGCATCGCATGGTCGATCGCGGCGCGGTCCGCGTCGTCGAGCCCGGCGAAGCGGCGGCGATGCGGATGGCGGCCGAAGGCGACGACATCCCGGACGGAGAGGCCCTGAGGCGCCGAGCGGCTCTGGGTGAACAGGGTCAGCGACCGCGCGAGCTCCTTCGCCGCGAGCAGGTCCGTGCGCCGCTCCCCGGCACCATCGGTCAGGCGCACCTCGCCGGATCGCAGCGGGTGCAGGCGGGCCAGCGCGCGCAGCACCGTGGACTTCCCGCTGCCGTTCGGGCCGAGCAGCGCGGTGACCGCCCCTGCCTGCAGGGCGATCGACACGTCATGGACGACAGGGCTGCCGCCGTAGGTCAGGGTGAGCTCGTCGCCCACGAGGGCGGGGCGGGGAGCAGGGGCTGTCGGCACAAGGGAAGCCTACCCTCACCTCATTCCGGTCGTCCACCCTTGCATAAATGATGGACAGCGGTGCTCCGGCTCAGTGCGCCGCCGGCTCGACGACCTCGGTGCCGGTGAGACGGCCCAGCCGATCCATGACGTGGTAGATCACGAGGGCCGCCGCCGTGCCCAGTGCGATGCCGGTCAGCGTGATGCCGTCGACGGTCCAGGTGACGTTCGCGATGCCCACCACGAGCGCCACACCTGCGGTGATCTGGTTCTTCGGTCGCGAGAAGTCGACGCGGCCGTCCACCCACATGCGCACGCCGACGATCCCGATCAGCCCGTAGAGCACGAAGGTCACGCCGCCCAGCACGC is part of the Brachybacterium ginsengisoli genome and encodes:
- a CDS encoding iron ABC transporter permease → MRPQGAGGLLAGLGTLLVLLAAVVLVGLWHLTQGTSDLGVAELLGHLVGASEEDRSVGVTEVLLASRAPRLAAGIAVGIALGAAGAMLQSVSRNALASPDTLAVTAGSYFGLTLVAAFGLSVPLWASGGVAFVGGLLAAGLVLAIAGGAGSSTTRLILAGSAVAMALQAGTSMLLILFEAETTGLYAWGSGSLTQLNLDASLRALPVIGLGLLAALVLSRRLDVLGLGDDAAASLGVPVTSTRAVVVLCAVLLTAVSVTVAGPLAFVGLGAPVLARLLGSMVGAVHRHVLLIPVSGLLGALIVLLADAGMRALLTPQGAAAIPTGIPTALLGAVMIVVLARRLRDSGPTAQPPQARVGLRSRRRVLIVVVVLGALLVAVVVLGLLAGSLWLRTGDLLLWLRGGAPDLIARALTDRVPRVGAAVLAGAALALAGTVVQTTVRNPLAEPGLLGITAGAGLGAATVVTMLDGGRAAMILCAVLVGVGTFVLITVLSWRGGLAPERFVLVGIGTGYGMSALTTFLLLSANPFDTPAILTWLSGTTYGRGLDDVLPVLIALLLIVPLLLVQHRELDLLAIDEDTPRVLGVRLQRTRLAVMGLAAVLASISVVAVGVVGFVGLVAPHLARALVGGRHLRTIPVAMLLGGTLVGLADALGRSLIAPAQIPAGLMVAVLGAPYFVWLLWRSRA
- a CDS encoding iron-siderophore ABC transporter substrate-binding protein, coding for MTVPRTPRRVLAAATALLALTALAACGTTEVPETAAGGSSEGAAISDSCAADETTTSTGPVSLTDDLGRPVELDAPAERVAVLEWQQTEDLLSLCVAPVAVADVEGFSTWVTAETLPDGTTDVGTRQEPNLDALYAADPDLVIVEASGADDEILAQLEERGVPVLATTGADAADPIGHMTELFSLIGEATGRTERAEAVLGEFEEHLAAAREEVSAADLPTTDFVYLDGWVESGNVSLRPFGEGALFTAIGEELGLTPAWTGEVDPVYGLGQTDVEGLIAVGEANLFYTGTDDPAGDYVTELEKNQIWTSLPAVEDGRAHAFPSGIWTFGGPRSSEQAIDAYVDTLTAP
- a CDS encoding ABC transporter ATP-binding protein, with the protein product MPTAPAPRPALVGDELTLTYGGSPVVHDVSIALQAGAVTALLGPNGSGKSTVLRALARLHPLRSGEVRLTDGAGERRTDLLAAKELARSLTLFTQSRSAPQGLSVRDVVAFGRHPHRRRFAGLDDADRAAIDHAMRLTGISDFAGRAVGELSGGEMQRVWLASCLAQDTAIVLLDEPTNHLDLRYQIETLDLVRELAEVHGAAVGIVLHDLDHAARIADQVVLLQSGRVHAAGTAAEVLTSSHLSDVYEIPIDVTADLGGRLRIEARSRRSAPVVAPA